One Bosea sp. 124 genomic window, TCTCAGGCTCGACGCCGAGATGCTCGACCACGATCTTCTTCACGCGCTCGGCGACATCGCTCATGGGTCTTTTCCTTAAAGATTGAAAACACGCAACGCTGGATCGCGCCGCATATAGGGACGGTCACTCCTGAATCCCACCTCACCGAAACGGTGTCGACGGGTCGGAACTCGAAGCCTGCACAAACGCAACAACCGGGTTCCCGTCAAGTCCCCCGCCTCCTGCATCGCAGCCCGACGGCGCTAGTTAACACACGAGATCATGGCTGGCGAGAGCGTCCCGAGGAGCATGGAACTTATTGAAAATCGACAGCAAGGCCTTCAAACCATTGTCATTCCGCCGTTGACGTGAAGGGTCTGGCCCGTCACGTATCCCGCCTCTCCACTGGCGAGATAGGCCACAGCGGCCGCGACGTCGGCGCCCGAGCCGAGGCGCCCCATCGGCACGTCGGAGAGGATGCCCTCGCGCTGCTTCTCGGTCAGCGACTGCGTCATCGGTGACTCGATGAAGCCCGGCGACACGACGTTGACGGTGATGTTGCGGCTGGCGACTTCGGCGGCGAGCGCCTTCGACATGCCGATCAACCCGGCTTTGGAGGCGGCATAATTGCCTTGCCCCGGATTGCCGGTGGTGCCGACGACGGAGCCGATCGAGATGATGCGGCCATAACGGCGGCGCATCATCGACTTCACGGCCGCGCGCGAGAGCCGGAAGGCCGCCGTCAGGTTGACCGCGATGACGCTGTCCCAGTCCTCGTCCTTCAGGCGCAGGAAGAGATTGTCCTTTGTCACGCCGGCATTGTTCACGAGGATATCGAGACCGCCGAGCTTCTCCTCGGCTGAGGGCACGAGCGCCTCGACCGAATCCTTGTCGGCGAGGTTGCAGGGCGCGATCACGACGCGCTCGCCGAATTCGGCGGCCAGCGCCTCGAGGGCCTCCATTCGCGTGCCCGAAAGCGCGACCGTGGCACCCTGTGCATGAAGCACGCGCGCGATGGCGCCGCCGAGGCCCCCGGTCGCGCCCGTGACAAGAGCCTTCCTGCCCGTCAGATCAAGCATCGTCTCTCCCTTTCGGCGTTCTGCCGTCTCTTGCCCGTTCAGAGCTTTTTTACCCGTTCGCGCCCTTGCGGCCGTTCAGGGTTTGTAACCTGCAACATCGTCGGCCGTTCCAACCGAGAGCG contains:
- the fabG gene encoding 3-oxoacyl-[acyl-carrier-protein] reductase, which produces MLDLTGRKALVTGATGGLGGAIARVLHAQGATVALSGTRMEALEALAAEFGERVVIAPCNLADKDSVEALVPSAEEKLGGLDILVNNAGVTKDNLFLRLKDEDWDSVIAVNLTAAFRLSRAAVKSMMRRRYGRIISIGSVVGTTGNPGQGNYAASKAGLIGMSKALAAEVASRNITVNVVSPGFIESPMTQSLTEKQREGILSDVPMGRLGSGADVAAAVAYLASGEAGYVTGQTLHVNGGMTMV